Proteins found in one Diorhabda sublineata isolate icDioSubl1.1 chromosome 9, icDioSubl1.1, whole genome shotgun sequence genomic segment:
- the LOC130448595 gene encoding sodium/potassium/calcium exchanger 4-like: MTARVVLGANCTPPAIDEFPIDLFSEAQLKHGAIAIHIFVTVYIFTAIAIICDGYFVPVVEKICHIFKIPSDIGGATFMAFATASPELFVNIVGTFVTEGDIGLGTILGSAVFNILGVTAVSGLTLGLTGMKSNLNWWALSRDSLIYGISVCLLIGFLNNERIEWYEALTLILVYALYIVFLIFDQHIYRFVKAKCSPKESNLSIKSPNSSESMETSKESSDIKIPSSLETIENGKQKIVDTSKETAISEESEDLSLWKWPGDHNRFTKTKWLLIWPINFLFAITVPNCEKIKSNKWIPLAFFMCIVWIGVLSYVLSWMITVIGDTFQIPDSVMGISFLAIGAGVPEAASSFVVVRKGKGAMGISNCLGSSTLDILLCLGVPWLLKSTIVSTNKWVNINSSGLQFTTITLIITLLAFYLALMVNKFKLDKWVGLYCLIVYLIFVVVASLIELNVFMEVNLPTCGR; encoded by the exons ATGACTGCAAGGGTTGTTTTAGGTGCCAACTGCACCCCACCTGCCATAGATGAATTTCCCATAGACCTGTTTTCAGAAGCTCAGTTGAAACATGGGGCAATagcaattcatatttttgttacagtGTACATTTTCACAGCCATAGCTATTATTTGTGATGGATATTTTGTACCAGTCGTTGAGAAAATATGCCACA TATTCAAAATTCCTTCGGATATTGGAGGAGCAACCTTTATGGCTTTTGCAACCGCATCTCCAGAACTCTTCGTTAATATAGTTGGGACTTTTGTAACTGAAGGGGACATTGGACTTGGTACTATTTTAGGATCAGCTGTTTTCAATATATTGGGAGTTACAGCTGTTTCTGGACTCACCCTCGGATTG actGGAATGAAATCTAACTTAAATTGGTGGGCTCTGAGTCGAGATTCATTGATATATGGAATTTCAGTGTGTCTTCTAATAGGATTTTTGAATAATGAACGCATAGAATGGTATGAAGCTCTTACATTGATTCTGGTTTATGCTTTATACATAGTGTTCTTGATATTCGATCAGCATATCTATAGATTCGTAAAAG CAAAATGCTCACCAAAAGAgtcaaatttatcaataaaatcacCAAACTCTTCAGAAAGCATGGAAACCTCTAAAGAATCTTCAGACATCAAAATTCCCAGTTCACtcgaaactattgaaaatgGCAAACAGAAAATTGTAGATACTTCAAAAGAAACTGCCATTAGTGAAGAATCAGAAGATTTGTCGTTATGGAAGTGGCCCGGCGACCATAATCGATTTACAAAG ACGAAATGGTTATTAATCTggccaataaattttttattcgccATTACAGTTCCCAATTGTGAAAAGATTAAATCGAATAAATGGATCCCGTTAGCATTTTTTATGTGTATTGTGTGGATTGGAGTTTTGTCGTATGTTTTATCTTGGATGATAACTGTTATAG gtGATACTTTTCAAATTCCGGACTCTGTAATGGGTATATCATTTCTAGCTATTGGAGCTGGAGTGCCTGAAGCAGCGTCTAGCTTCGTTGTAGTAAGAAAAG gtAAAGGTGCGATGGGCATCAGTAATTGTCTCGGATCCAGTACTCTAGATATTCTTCTTTGTTTAGGAGTTCCTTGGCTATTGAAATCTACCATAGTATCTACAAACAAATGG GTCAACATAAATTCTTCGGGTCTTCAGTTCACAACAATAACACTGATTATTACATTATTGGCTTTTTACTTGGCTTTAATGGTGAATAAATTCAAACTGGACAAATGGGTGGGATTGTATTGtttgattgtttatttaatatttgtagtAGTAGCAAGCTTGATCGAACTTAACGTTTTCATGGAAGTTAATTTGCCAACATGTGGAAGGTGA